In the genome of Labeo rohita strain BAU-BD-2019 chromosome 24, IGBB_LRoh.1.0, whole genome shotgun sequence, one region contains:
- the prmt6 gene encoding protein arginine N-methyltransferase 6 translates to MANLWKMSQHGTKKRKLDRSTEDYMYFDSYSDVTIHEEMIADTVRTNTYRMGIFKNSKSIEGKVVLDVGAGTGVLSLFCAQAGARKVYAVEASSIADQAVRIVKLNQMEDRIEVIKATLETIELAEQVDVIVSEWMGYALLHESMLNSVIFARDKWLKPGGLILPSRADLYIAPINDLVVEGRLNFWSTVKGQYGVDMSCMTDFARKCIMNKDITVNPVTVEDVLSHPCKFAELDLNTVTLEQLRDVRGVFSCQCFGSSSIHAFCVWFTVTFPAEEKALVLSTSPFKPETHWKQAVLYLDDAVDVMQDTKVEGEISLHPSEENSRHICIRVDYVIGEQKKHSKTFSIPDQYLEVK, encoded by the coding sequence ATGgcaaacttgtggaaaatgtcaCAGCACGGTACCAAGAAAAGAAAACTAGACAGGAGCACAGAGGATTACATGTACTTTGACAGCTACTCCGATGTCACCATTCACGAAGAGATGATTGCAGACACTGTGCGCACTAACACGTACAGAAtgggcatttttaaaaacagtaagtCAATAGAGGGGAAAGTGGTGCTTGATGTGGGAGCCGGTACCGGCGTCTTGAGCTTATTCTGTGCGCAAGCGGGTGCCAGGAAGGTGTATGCAGTCGAAGCGAGCTCGATTGCCGATCAGGCTGTGAGGATCGTAAAACTGAATCAGATGGAGGACAGAATCGAAGTCATTAAAGCCACACTAGAGACGATCGAACTGGCCGAACAGGTGGATGTGATTGTCAGCGAGTGGATGGGCTACGCGCTGCTCCACGAATCCATGCTGAACTCGGTGATCTTCGCCCGGGATAAGTGGCTCAAACCCGGCGGCCTCATATTACCGTCCCGGGCGGATCTTTACATCGCTCCCATAAACGATCTGGTGGTGGAGGGCAGATTGAATTTCTGGAGCACCGTTAAAGGACAGTACGGCGTGGACATGTCCTGCATGACCGACTTTGCCAGGAAGTGCATCATGAACAAAGACATCACTGTGAACCCGGTGACGGTGGAGGATGTGCTCTCCCACCCGTGCAAGTTTGCCGAACTGGATTTGAACACGGTCACACTCGAGCAGCTCAGAGATGTGAGGGGCGTGTTCAGCTGCCAGTGCTTCGGCTCGTCCTCCATCCACGCCTTTTGCGTGTGGTTCACAGTGACTTTCCCCGCTGAGGAGAAGGCCCTGGTGCTCTCCACGTCTCCGTTCAAACCAGAGACGCACTGGAAACAGGCTGTGCTGTATCTGGATGATGCTGTGGATGTGATGCAGGACACTAAAGTTGAGGGGGAGATCAGTTTGCATCCCTCCGAGGAGAATTCTAGACATATATGCATCCGTGTGGACTATGTGATAGGTGAACAGAAAAAGCACTCCAAAACTTTTTCGATTCCTGATCAGTATTTAGAAGTCAAATAA